The following are encoded in a window of Sphaerisporangium siamense genomic DNA:
- a CDS encoding TcmI family type II polyketide cyclase, translating to MHRTLIVARMEPSETEAVAKIFADSDASDLPHLIGVSRRTLFRFHELYFHLVEADQDITPDLYKARSHPLYAEINQRLSEHIRPYDPDWREPKDAMAEPFYTWEAEGRD from the coding sequence GTGCATCGGACGCTAATCGTGGCACGGATGGAGCCCTCCGAGACGGAGGCGGTCGCCAAGATCTTCGCCGACTCGGACGCCAGCGACCTGCCCCACCTGATCGGGGTGTCGCGGCGCACGCTCTTCCGTTTCCACGAGCTCTACTTCCACCTCGTCGAGGCCGACCAGGACATCACCCCCGACCTGTACAAGGCGCGCAGCCACCCGCTGTACGCGGAGATCAACCAGCGGCTGAGCGAGCACATCCGGCCCTACGACCCCGACTGGCGCGAGCCCAAGGACGCCATGGCCGAGCCGTTCTACACCTGGGAGGCCGAGGGCCGTGACTGA
- a CDS encoding cupin domain-containing protein codes for MTEIRLTKVAAEQVAPNRRRGGDIRVMLSPKTAGATSGFMGVAHLRPGEHFIEHYHPYSEEFLYLVHGRVTVLIERDQQIVLEPGEGLMIPKGVRHRVANDGAEDARLVFHLSPLAPRPELGHVDTEHNPYTGAHPDVGAAAGAGQGTAGVRAAGEAPAGSRR; via the coding sequence GTGACTGAGATCCGCCTCACCAAGGTCGCCGCCGAGCAGGTCGCGCCCAACCGGCGCCGCGGCGGCGACATCCGCGTCATGCTCTCCCCCAAGACCGCCGGGGCCACCTCCGGCTTCATGGGCGTGGCCCATCTGCGCCCCGGCGAGCACTTCATCGAGCACTACCACCCCTACTCCGAGGAGTTCCTGTACCTGGTGCACGGCAGGGTGACGGTCCTCATCGAACGCGACCAGCAGATCGTGCTGGAGCCCGGCGAAGGACTGATGATCCCCAAGGGCGTACGGCACCGGGTCGCCAACGACGGCGCCGAGGACGCGCGCCTGGTGTTCCACCTGTCGCCGCTGGCGCCGCGCCCCGAGCTCGGGCACGTGGACACCGAGCACAACCCCTACACCGGCGCCCACCCCGACGTGGGAGCCGCGGCGGGCGCCGGGCAGGGCACGGCCGGCGTGCGGGCGGCGGGCGAGGCCCCGGCAGGGAGCCGGCGGTGA
- a CDS encoding beta-ketoacyl-[acyl-carrier-protein] synthase family protein has translation MNQAGATTARRRTRARPATRRPRRPGGDRRVVITGIGVTAPGGIGTRAFWDLLTSGRTATRAITLFDATGFRSRIAAECDFDPAAHGLSPQEIRRMDRAAQLGVVSAREALADSGLTCQDVPPERLGAAVGSAVGCTMGLEEEYVVLSDGGRQWLVDPAYGVPQLYGYMVPSTIATEVAWAGAAEGPVALISTGCTAGLDSVGHGYQLVREGSADAVLAGAADAPISPITVACFDAIKATTPDNDRPATASRPFDRDRNGFVLGEGAAMFVLEERAAALRRGARVYAEIVGFAGRSNAFHMTGLKPDGREMAEAIRTAMRQARLRPDQIDYINAHGSGTRQNDRHETAAFKDALGERAYQVPVSSIKSMIGHSLGAIGSIEVAACALAITHDVVPPTANLRTADPECDLDYVPLTAREHKVEVVLSVGSGFGGFQTAMLLARHRDGLAGTRGGPDD, from the coding sequence GTGAACCAGGCCGGGGCCACCACCGCCCGGCGCCGCACCCGCGCCCGCCCCGCGACGCGGCGGCCGCGCCGCCCGGGCGGGGACCGCCGGGTCGTCATCACCGGGATCGGCGTCACCGCGCCCGGCGGCATCGGCACCCGGGCGTTCTGGGACCTGCTCACCTCCGGGCGCACCGCCACCCGCGCCATCACCCTGTTCGACGCCACCGGGTTCCGCTCGCGCATCGCCGCCGAGTGCGACTTCGACCCCGCCGCCCACGGCCTGTCGCCGCAGGAGATCCGCCGCATGGACCGCGCCGCCCAGCTCGGCGTGGTCAGCGCACGCGAGGCGCTGGCCGACAGCGGCCTGACCTGCCAGGACGTGCCGCCCGAACGGCTCGGCGCGGCCGTCGGCAGCGCCGTCGGCTGCACCATGGGCCTGGAGGAGGAGTACGTCGTCCTCAGCGACGGCGGCCGCCAATGGCTGGTCGACCCCGCCTACGGGGTCCCCCAGCTGTACGGCTACATGGTCCCCAGCACCATCGCCACCGAGGTCGCCTGGGCCGGCGCCGCGGAAGGCCCGGTCGCGCTGATCTCCACCGGCTGCACCGCCGGCCTGGACTCGGTCGGCCACGGCTACCAGCTCGTCAGGGAGGGCAGCGCCGACGCCGTGCTGGCCGGAGCCGCCGACGCGCCGATCTCGCCCATCACCGTCGCCTGCTTCGACGCCATCAAGGCCACCACGCCCGACAACGACCGGCCCGCCACCGCCTCGCGCCCCTTCGACCGGGACCGCAACGGCTTCGTCCTCGGCGAGGGCGCCGCCATGTTCGTCCTTGAGGAACGCGCCGCGGCGCTGCGGCGCGGCGCCCGCGTCTACGCCGAGATCGTCGGATTCGCCGGCCGCAGCAACGCCTTCCACATGACCGGCCTCAAACCCGACGGCCGCGAGATGGCCGAGGCCATCCGCACCGCCATGCGCCAGGCGCGCCTGCGCCCCGACCAGATCGACTACATCAACGCCCACGGCTCGGGGACCCGCCAGAACGACCGCCACGAGACCGCCGCGTTCAAGGACGCGCTCGGCGAGCGGGCCTACCAGGTGCCGGTCAGCTCGATCAAGTCCATGATCGGGCACTCGCTCGGCGCGATCGGCTCCATCGAGGTGGCCGCCTGCGCCCTGGCCATCACCCACGACGTCGTCCCGCCCACCGCCAACCTGCGCACCGCCGACCCCGAGTGCGACCTGGACTACGTGCCGCTCACCGCGCGCGAGCACAAGGTCGAGGTGGTGCTCAGCGTGGGCAGCGGGTTCGGCGGATTCCAGACCGCGATGCTGCTGGCCCGCCACCGCGACGGGCTCGCCGGCACGAGAGGCGGCCCCGATGACTGA
- a CDS encoding ketosynthase chain-length factor encodes MTDTSPRRARRASRDTRPVFTGIGVAAPNGLGTAAYWAATLDGKSGLGRITRFDAERYPVRVAGEVSEFDDTEHVPSRLAVQTDHWSHLGLTAADWALRDAGLDPATLPEYEMAVVTASSSGGTEFGQREIEKLWSKGPGYVGVYQSIAWFYAATTGQISIRYGMRGPCGVICAEQAGGLDVLAQGRRLLRGQARVVVTGGTDASLCPYGLVAQISTGLLSTRDDPERAYLPFDADACGYVPGEGGAMLVMEDAAAARERGARPYGALAGHGATFDPRPRPGREATSNLRRAIISALEDAGVEPGEVDVVFADALGVPERDRLEAQAISAVFGPHGVPVTAPKTMTGRLYAGGAPLDVATALLAVRDGVIPPTVGVRAAAPSYELDLVRSTARDGPVRNALVLATGHGGFNAALLITATDPS; translated from the coding sequence ATGACTGACACCTCCCCGCGGCGCGCCCGCCGCGCCTCCCGCGACACCCGGCCGGTGTTCACCGGCATCGGCGTCGCCGCGCCCAACGGCCTCGGCACCGCCGCCTACTGGGCCGCCACGCTGGACGGCAAGAGCGGCCTCGGCCGCATCACCCGCTTCGACGCCGAGCGCTACCCGGTCCGCGTGGCCGGCGAGGTCTCGGAGTTCGACGACACCGAGCACGTGCCGAGCCGCCTGGCCGTCCAGACCGACCACTGGAGCCACCTGGGGCTGACCGCCGCCGACTGGGCGCTGCGCGACGCCGGCCTGGACCCGGCGACCCTGCCGGAGTACGAGATGGCCGTGGTCACCGCCAGCTCCTCGGGCGGCACCGAGTTCGGCCAGCGCGAGATCGAGAAACTGTGGTCCAAGGGCCCCGGATACGTCGGCGTCTACCAGTCCATCGCCTGGTTCTACGCCGCCACCACCGGCCAGATCTCCATCCGGTACGGCATGCGCGGCCCCTGCGGGGTCATCTGCGCCGAACAGGCCGGCGGCCTGGACGTGCTGGCCCAGGGCAGGCGCCTGCTGCGCGGGCAGGCCCGCGTCGTGGTCACCGGCGGCACCGACGCCTCCCTGTGCCCCTACGGCCTGGTCGCCCAGATCTCCACCGGCCTGCTCAGCACCCGCGACGACCCCGAACGCGCCTACCTGCCCTTCGACGCCGACGCCTGCGGCTACGTGCCCGGCGAGGGCGGCGCCATGCTCGTCATGGAGGACGCCGCCGCCGCGCGCGAACGCGGCGCACGCCCCTACGGCGCGCTGGCGGGCCACGGCGCCACCTTCGACCCGCGCCCGCGGCCCGGCCGGGAGGCGACGTCCAACCTGCGCCGCGCGATCATCTCGGCTCTGGAGGACGCCGGGGTCGAACCCGGCGAGGTGGACGTCGTCTTCGCCGACGCCCTGGGCGTCCCCGAACGCGACCGGCTGGAGGCCCAGGCCATCTCCGCGGTCTTCGGCCCCCACGGCGTGCCGGTGACCGCCCCCAAGACCATGACCGGCCGCCTGTACGCCGGCGGCGCCCCGCTGGACGTGGCCACGGCGCTGCTGGCCGTCCGCGACGGCGTCATCCCGCCCACCGTCGGCGTGCGCGCCGCCGCGCCGTCCTACGAGCTGGACCTGGTGCGCAGCACGGCCCGTGACGGCCCGGTCCGCAACGCCCTGGTGCTGGCCACCGGGCACGGCGGGTTCAACGCGGCGCTGCTGATCACCGCCACCGACCCGTCCTGA
- a CDS encoding acyl carrier protein: MPAFTLDDMRSIMGGCAGVPESLDLGDDIGEISFAELGYDSLAVLEMAARIQQRLGVRIPDDAVEEMRTPQAAVDYVNRRLAA, from the coding sequence ATGCCCGCATTCACCCTCGACGACATGAGGAGCATCATGGGCGGCTGCGCCGGCGTCCCCGAGAGCCTCGACCTCGGCGACGACATCGGCGAGATCTCCTTCGCCGAACTCGGCTACGACTCCCTGGCCGTGCTGGAGATGGCCGCCCGCATCCAGCAGCGGCTCGGCGTCCGCATCCCCGACGACGCCGTCGAGGAGATGCGCACCCCGCAGGCGGCCGTCGACTACGTCAACCGCCGCCTCGCGGCCTGA
- a CDS encoding SRPBCC family protein: MAGHTDNEIIIAGPMNLVWNMTNDVESWPTLFSEYAATEILEHRGPTVRFRLTMHPDAEGNQWSWVSERTPDPATRTVRAHRVEPGWFKYMNLFWEYTEVPDAVRMRWVQDFEMKPDAPLSDKQMTKRLNDNTVIQMNRIRQLVEEAADSSPARL, encoded by the coding sequence ATGGCAGGACACACCGACAACGAGATCATCATCGCCGGGCCGATGAACCTGGTCTGGAACATGACCAACGACGTGGAATCCTGGCCCACGCTGTTCAGCGAGTACGCCGCCACCGAGATCCTCGAACACCGCGGCCCGACCGTCCGCTTCCGGCTCACCATGCACCCCGACGCCGAGGGCAACCAGTGGAGCTGGGTCTCCGAACGCACCCCCGACCCCGCCACCAGGACCGTGCGCGCCCACCGCGTCGAACCGGGCTGGTTCAAGTACATGAACCTGTTCTGGGAGTACACCGAGGTGCCCGACGCGGTGCGCATGCGCTGGGTCCAGGACTTCGAGATGAAACCCGACGCCCCGCTCAGCGACAAGCAGATGACCAAGCGGCTCAACGACAACACCGTGATCCAGATGAACCGGATCCGCCAGCTCGTCGAAGAGGCCGCAGACTCCTCCCCCGCCCGCCTCTGA
- a CDS encoding antibiotic biosynthesis monooxygenase family protein — protein MNAKDSRTQQDERRDGRVRAGATRAKAAARPAGEDTVYRVMVKLRIHPGMERDFEKTWREIAATISRQPANVGQSLAKSPDEDGVYYIVSDWENEEKFRRFEHSAEHAANRMRLDPFRDPAGTSMTPMLVASRLGAQPAPGRVRVALYLNEPESDKGSVENAYHQISTTLAGRQGLRGNELLRSLRDPRRYAVLSEWDDVPTYREWERSPEHLPTTSPLARYHDKGLGIFGSYEVVAAY, from the coding sequence ATGAACGCCAAGGACTCAAGGACCCAGCAGGACGAGCGGCGCGACGGCCGCGTCCGGGCCGGCGCGACCCGCGCCAAGGCCGCGGCACGGCCCGCGGGCGAGGACACCGTGTACCGGGTCATGGTCAAGCTGCGCATCCACCCCGGCATGGAACGGGACTTCGAGAAGACCTGGCGCGAGATCGCCGCCACCATCTCCCGCCAGCCCGCCAACGTCGGCCAGTCGCTGGCCAAGAGCCCCGACGAGGACGGCGTCTACTACATCGTCAGCGACTGGGAGAACGAGGAGAAGTTCCGCCGGTTCGAGCACAGCGCCGAGCACGCCGCCAACCGCATGCGCCTGGACCCCTTCCGCGACCCGGCCGGCACCTCCATGACCCCGATGCTGGTCGCCTCCCGCCTGGGCGCCCAGCCCGCCCCCGGCCGCGTACGGGTCGCCCTCTACCTCAACGAGCCCGAGTCCGACAAGGGCTCGGTCGAGAACGCCTACCACCAGATCAGCACCACCCTGGCCGGCCGCCAGGGCCTGCGCGGCAACGAACTGCTGCGCTCCCTGCGCGACCCGCGCCGCTACGCCGTGCTCAGCGAATGGGACGACGTGCCCACCTACCGCGAGTGGGAGCGCAGCCCCGAGCACCTGCCCACCACCTCGCCGCTGGCCCGCTACCACGACAAGGGCCTGGGCATCTTCGGCTCCTACGAGGTCGTCGCCGCCTACTGA
- a CDS encoding SchA/CurD-like domain-containing protein, producing MPYAALTFRIKPGHENELAEVFTSGPALESPVVTDEHGRETARLLGTAVFVKDDVLVRFIHYEGDFSGIARHLASQRHVHTIEDRVVPYLADARDTATADGFAAFFRAASMRCLTQSSADTQPART from the coding sequence ATGCCCTACGCCGCGCTCACCTTCCGCATCAAACCCGGACACGAGAACGAACTGGCCGAGGTCTTCACCAGCGGGCCGGCCCTGGAGTCGCCCGTCGTCACCGACGAGCACGGCCGCGAGACCGCCCGCCTGCTCGGCACCGCCGTCTTCGTCAAGGACGACGTGCTGGTCCGCTTCATCCACTACGAAGGCGACTTCTCCGGCATCGCCCGGCACCTGGCCTCCCAGCGGCACGTCCACACCATCGAGGACCGCGTCGTGCCCTACCTCGCCGACGCCCGCGACACCGCCACCGCCGACGGCTTCGCCGCGTTCTTCCGCGCCGCCTCGATGCGCTGTCTCACCCAGTCCTCGGCCGACACCCAGCCCGCCCGGACCTGA
- a CDS encoding MarR family transcriptional regulator, with amino-acid sequence MARHPTQPRHTTATPTTTGPRSAPDGTPDGTARQDGVALLEAVEREAAGLAVQSRRLVEALAARVGLRAADFRCLCALTRHGPLTTRRLAALAGLTTAAAEHAVDRLERHGCALRSGAPGRVLVHPCHPACRTRAEPALRELRESWHPLTHHGADDLALITALLADSRRLSGLVGVMHAQSTAFTM; translated from the coding sequence ATGGCCCGCCACCCCACCCAGCCCCGGCACACCACCGCCACTCCGACCACCACGGGCCCCCGGTCCGCCCCGGACGGCACCCCGGACGGCACGGCGCGGCAGGACGGGGTCGCGCTGCTGGAGGCGGTCGAACGGGAGGCCGCCGGCCTGGCCGTGCAGAGCCGCCGCCTGGTGGAGGCCCTGGCCGCCCGCGTGGGCCTGCGCGCCGCCGACTTCCGCTGCCTGTGCGCCCTCACCCGCCACGGTCCCCTGACCACACGCCGCCTGGCCGCCCTGGCCGGCCTCACCACCGCGGCGGCCGAGCACGCCGTGGACCGGCTGGAGCGGCACGGCTGCGCCCTGCGCTCCGGCGCCCCCGGGCGTGTCCTGGTCCATCCCTGCCACCCCGCCTGCCGTACCCGCGCCGAACCCGCTCTGCGTGAGCTGCGCGAGTCCTGGCACCCCCTCACCCACCACGGAGCCGACGACCTGGCCCTGATCACCGCCCTCCTGGCCGACAGCCGCAGATTGTCGGGGTTGGTGGGCGTGATGCATGCACAATCCACTGCCTTTACAATGTAG
- a CDS encoding tyrosine-type recombinase/integrase, with protein MDVPALRDPGAEAMVREGDPYHAYLDSLSGAESRRTMRGCLDRVARLITGDEAATGAGQPWHLLRYEHTVRVRAILSEQGWSPAYVNKHLVALRRVMREAWRLGRMTAEDYHRAADLPTLRHTRLPAGQHVPAEVAGAVLAACDGDDSPAGARDGALLAVLYSTGCRRAEIAALSLDDYDPAARSLRVRGKRDKERLVYLTREAVARLECWLAVRGTAPGALFTPVNKAGRLRAPGGRPAPMSGQAIAGILARRLAAAGAAKRTPHDFRRTFIGELLDAGVDLATAQALVGHASPVTTARYDRRPENRRRDAVDRLAMPTARPLRPGGP; from the coding sequence GTGGACGTGCCCGCCCTACGCGACCCCGGCGCCGAGGCGATGGTGCGCGAGGGCGACCCCTACCACGCCTACCTGGACTCCCTCAGCGGCGCCGAGTCCCGCCGCACGATGCGCGGCTGCCTGGACCGCGTCGCCCGCCTCATCACCGGCGACGAGGCCGCGACCGGCGCCGGCCAGCCGTGGCACCTGCTGCGCTACGAGCACACCGTGCGCGTCCGGGCGATCCTCTCCGAGCAGGGCTGGTCCCCCGCCTACGTCAACAAGCACCTGGTCGCGCTGCGCCGGGTCATGCGCGAGGCCTGGCGCCTGGGCCGGATGACCGCCGAGGACTACCACCGCGCCGCCGACCTGCCCACCCTGCGCCACACCCGCCTGCCCGCCGGGCAGCACGTCCCCGCCGAGGTCGCCGGCGCCGTCCTGGCCGCCTGCGACGGGGACGACTCCCCCGCCGGGGCCCGCGACGGCGCCCTGCTGGCGGTGCTGTACTCCACCGGCTGCCGCCGCGCCGAGATCGCCGCGCTCTCCCTGGACGACTACGACCCCGCCGCCCGCTCCCTGCGCGTGCGCGGCAAACGCGACAAGGAGCGCCTGGTCTACCTCACCCGCGAGGCCGTGGCCCGCCTCGAGTGCTGGCTGGCGGTGCGGGGGACGGCGCCGGGCGCGCTGTTCACGCCGGTCAACAAGGCCGGGCGGCTGCGCGCCCCCGGCGGGCGGCCCGCCCCGATGAGCGGGCAGGCCATCGCCGGCATCCTGGCCAGGCGGCTCGCCGCCGCCGGAGCGGCCAAGCGCACCCCCCACGACTTCCGCCGCACCTTCATCGGCGAGCTGCTGGACGCCGGGGTGGACCTGGCCACCGCGCAGGCCCTGGTCGGGCACGCCTCCCCCGTCACCACCGCCCGCTACGACCGCCGCCCGGAGAACCGCCGCAGAGACGCCGTCGACCGCCTGGCGATGCCCACCGCCCGTCCCCTCAGGCCCGGCGGCCCCTGA
- a CDS encoding GNAT family N-acetyltransferase — MLQTPRLILRQWREEDLAPFAVMNADPRVMEHFPATLTRDQSDALAGRARARLEEDGFGLWAVEVRETGEFAGFTGLIWQTFPAPFTPAVEVGWRLRPECWGRGYATEAAGAALDHGFGPAGLTEVISMTAGTNVRSQAVMRRLGMIRDPAEDFEHPAVPSGSPLHPHVLYRLRAADWTRHRATTPA, encoded by the coding sequence ATGTTGCAGACGCCCCGCCTGATCCTGCGCCAGTGGCGCGAGGAGGACCTGGCCCCCTTCGCCGTGATGAACGCCGACCCCCGGGTGATGGAGCACTTCCCCGCCACGCTGACCCGCGACCAGAGCGACGCGCTGGCCGGGCGGGCGCGGGCGCGCCTGGAGGAGGACGGGTTCGGCCTGTGGGCGGTCGAGGTGCGCGAGACCGGCGAGTTCGCCGGGTTCACCGGCCTGATCTGGCAGACCTTCCCGGCGCCGTTCACCCCGGCGGTCGAGGTCGGCTGGCGGCTGCGCCCCGAGTGCTGGGGCCGGGGGTACGCCACCGAGGCGGCCGGCGCGGCGCTGGACCACGGCTTCGGCCCCGCGGGCCTGACGGAGGTGATCTCCATGACCGCGGGGACCAACGTGCGCTCCCAGGCGGTGATGCGGCGCCTGGGCATGATCCGCGACCCGGCCGAGGACTTCGAGCACCCCGCGGTGCCCTCCGGCAGCCCGCTGCACCCGCACGTCCTGTACCGGCTGCGCGCCGCCGACTGGACGCGCCACCGCGCCACGACCCCTGCCTGA
- a CDS encoding lysophospholipid acyltransferase family protein, with product MLYHIMKIASRPFLRLLWRPEVTGAEHVPAAGAALLASNHLSILDSVFLPAMLPRQVTFVAKSEYFTGNRLMAMVMRGTGQVAIDRESAAAAQAMLDTALRVLDSGELFGIYPEGTRSPDGRLYRGKIGVAWLALTAGVPVIPVAMVNTDRVLPPGAALPRIARIGVRIGEPLTFTGDPGRAQDRRAVTDEVMKAIQRLSGQQYVPAYARREAPRRAA from the coding sequence GTGCTGTACCACATCATGAAGATCGCCAGCCGCCCCTTCCTTCGGCTGCTGTGGCGCCCCGAGGTCACCGGGGCCGAGCACGTCCCCGCCGCCGGCGCGGCGCTCCTGGCCTCCAACCACCTGTCCATCCTGGACTCGGTGTTCCTCCCCGCGATGCTGCCGCGCCAGGTCACCTTCGTCGCCAAGTCGGAGTACTTCACCGGAAACCGGCTGATGGCGATGGTCATGCGCGGCACCGGGCAGGTCGCCATCGACCGCGAGAGCGCCGCCGCGGCGCAGGCCATGCTGGACACCGCGCTGCGGGTGCTCGACAGCGGCGAGCTGTTCGGCATCTACCCCGAGGGCACCCGCTCCCCCGACGGGCGGCTGTACCGGGGGAAGATCGGCGTGGCGTGGCTGGCGCTGACCGCCGGGGTGCCGGTGATCCCGGTGGCCATGGTCAACACCGACCGCGTCCTGCCGCCGGGGGCCGCACTGCCGCGCATCGCGCGCATCGGCGTGCGCATCGGCGAGCCGCTCACCTTCACCGGCGACCCGGGCCGCGCGCAGGACCGCCGGGCGGTCACCGACGAGGTGATGAAGGCCATCCAGCGGCTGTCGGGCCAGCAGTACGTCCCCGCCTACGCCCGCA